One Bacteroidota bacterium genomic window carries:
- a CDS encoding transcriptional repressor: protein MSNEIDKKLIQKNIKPTAMRELVYEVLDKNKKALSLYEIEQQFDNVERSTIFRTLKTFQDKNLIHSIDDGTGAVKYALCDDDCTCNLDDLHIHFLCNKCGQTHCLKNMPVPQMDLPKGFTFESANFVIKGTCPNCK, encoded by the coding sequence ATGAGTAACGAAATAGATAAAAAATTAATACAAAAAAATATTAAGCCAACAGCTATGCGGGAGTTGGTTTATGAAGTATTAGACAAGAACAAAAAGGCGTTAAGCCTTTACGAAATAGAACAGCAATTCGATAATGTTGAACGTTCTACCATTTTTCGAACCCTTAAAACCTTTCAAGATAAAAATCTAATTCATAGTATTGATGATGGCACAGGAGCCGTTAAATATGCACTTTGCGATGATGATTGCACATGTAATTTAGATGACCTTCACATTCACTTTTTATGCAATAAATGCGGTCAAACCCATTGCCTGAAAAATATGCCTGTACCTCAAATGGATTTGCCCAAAGGCTTCACCTTCGAAAGCGCCAATTTTGTTATTAAGGGAACCTGTCCAAATTGTAAGTAG
- a CDS encoding peptidoglycan bridge formation glycyltransferase FemA/FemB family protein, which produces MLSYLYKKDIAELYNTPIVQQTAFWSLVKSKLGFSTVAINFHANNSDLFCKHNSDLFINSDLLIIVQQINKSDSIAYVPYGPELEPDTEYQGAFLEELSECLRSFLPNNCILIRYDLCWESYWAKENQFYDSDGNWLREPERFAQEIRFNFNTINKNFRKTQSNILPSNTVYLNLKPGTDDILGKMKPKTRYNIHLSDRKGVIVKVADMNSIDIWYNLYKETAIRNKIHLNDIKYFEALLSAKADNTKSPAEVQLLIAEISNTPLASMFLIISGHRGSYLYGASSNVNRNYMATYALQWEAMKIAKEKGCTEYDMFGISPNPDISHPLYGLYKFKTGFGGDIFHSLGCWDYPLDEERYNYFKTSELTLQGFHIH; this is translated from the coding sequence ATGTTATCATATTTATACAAAAAAGATATTGCAGAACTCTATAATACGCCAATAGTGCAGCAAACGGCATTCTGGTCATTAGTCAAAAGTAAATTAGGGTTTAGTACGGTTGCTATAAATTTTCATGCCAATAATAGCGATTTATTTTGCAAACACAATTCGGACTTGTTTATCAATTCCGACTTGTTAATTATTGTACAGCAAATAAATAAAAGCGACAGTATTGCGTACGTGCCTTATGGTCCCGAATTAGAACCTGATACAGAATATCAGGGTGCATTTCTCGAAGAATTATCGGAATGTTTACGTTCTTTTTTGCCCAATAATTGTATTCTGATAAGATATGATTTATGTTGGGAATCATATTGGGCAAAAGAGAATCAATTTTATGATTCTGATGGAAACTGGTTGAGAGAGCCAGAAAGGTTCGCACAGGAAATAAGGTTTAACTTCAATACAATTAACAAAAATTTCAGAAAAACACAATCTAACATTCTCCCTTCAAACACAGTTTATCTTAACTTAAAGCCTGGTACTGATGATATTTTAGGGAAAATGAAACCCAAAACACGGTATAACATTCACTTGTCCGACAGAAAAGGGGTAATTGTAAAAGTGGCTGATATGAATAGTATAGATATTTGGTACAATTTATACAAGGAAACAGCCATAAGAAATAAAATTCACCTGAACGATATTAAATATTTCGAGGCATTGCTGAGCGCTAAAGCCGATAATACCAAATCGCCAGCCGAAGTGCAATTGCTAATTGCTGAAATAAGCAACACCCCTCTGGCTTCAATGTTTTTAATCATTTCAGGGCACAGGGGTTCTTATTTATATGGTGCTTCATCAAATGTGAACAGAAACTATATGGCTACTTATGCTTTGCAATGGGAAGCAATGAAAATTGCAAAAGAAAAAGGATGCACAGAATATGACATGTTTGGCATTTCTCCAAATCCCGATATATCCCATCCTTTGTATGGCTTATACAAGTTTAAAACAGGCTTCGGGGGCGATATATTTCACAGCCTTGGTTGTTGGGATTATCCGTTGGACGAAGAGAGATATAACTATTTCAAAACATCAGAGTTAACACTTCAAGGTTTTCATATTCATTAA
- a CDS encoding SdiA-regulated domain-containing protein, with amino-acid sequence MKIISQQCARPDIIEVESTPDGYVEIEYFCDGKRYEIGIKDNTLLFSEHAMKQEEIPLDKINRKLEKKYQGWTIDEVAQVSVNDTTFIKIEILKDGIEQNVYFTNDGKWFKIKAIDITSTFDPKSIEKSTVYQSAKYKFHQPDSTYEMPDLLKEISGLALGSENNVYCVQDEIGSIFEYELKKQEIIKSHRFTDIGDFEDVAINKNTLYVLRSDGNIFVYDLKNKTKTSQSMLQINSLNIEGICHNGGYIYIACKDALVNQHETKRMVYRVNANKLNNIEPYLEINADDLSKFITSNYPETGISNIHFNPSAIAIHPVTKEMYVLSATDRFIAIYKEKQLKNVIPLVPEIYYKPEGLSFYENGDLLISSEGDKKGFVKGTINLLKYK; translated from the coding sequence ATGAAAATTATTAGTCAACAATGCGCTAGACCCGACATTATTGAAGTGGAATCTACACCTGATGGATACGTAGAAATTGAATATTTCTGCGATGGCAAACGATATGAAATTGGCATAAAAGACAATACCCTGTTATTTAGCGAGCATGCCATGAAACAGGAAGAAATTCCATTGGACAAAATAAACCGCAAGCTCGAAAAAAAATATCAGGGGTGGACAATAGACGAAGTTGCACAAGTATCTGTAAATGATACAACCTTTATCAAAATAGAAATTTTGAAAGACGGCATTGAGCAAAATGTTTATTTTACCAACGACGGCAAATGGTTTAAAATTAAAGCTATTGATATTACTTCAACATTCGACCCCAAATCAATCGAAAAAAGCACAGTATATCAATCAGCAAAATATAAATTTCACCAGCCAGACAGTACTTATGAAATGCCTGATTTGTTAAAGGAAATTTCGGGTTTGGCGCTTGGAAGCGAAAATAATGTTTATTGCGTTCAGGACGAAATCGGTTCAATATTCGAGTATGAACTAAAAAAACAGGAAATCATCAAGTCGCACCGCTTTACCGATATTGGCGATTTTGAAGATGTTGCTATCAATAAAAACACTTTATATGTTCTCAGGAGTGATGGAAATATTTTTGTTTACGATTTAAAAAATAAAACAAAAACAAGCCAGTCAATGCTTCAAATAAATTCGCTGAATATTGAGGGTATATGCCATAACGGGGGTTACATTTACATTGCCTGTAAAGACGCATTGGTAAACCAACATGAAACAAAACGGATGGTTTACAGGGTAAATGCCAATAAATTAAACAACATAGAACCTTATTTAGAAATAAATGCAGACGATTTATCGAAATTTATAACAAGCAATTATCCCGAAACAGGGATTTCAAACATACACTTTAATCCTTCGGCTATAGCAATACATCCTGTAACAAAAGAAATGTATGTTCTTTCAGCTACCGACAGATTTATTGCTATATATAAAGAAAAACAGCTTAAAAACGTTATCCCATTGGTACCCGAAATTTACTATAAACCCGAAGGGTTGAGTTTTTACGAGAATGGCGATTTGCTTATTTCCTCAGAAGGCGATAAGAAAGGTTTTGTTAAGGGAACAATTAATTTGCTTAAATACAAATAA
- a CDS encoding winged helix-turn-helix domain-containing protein, whose translation MEKEKIGTDAGNIWQILNEKGNVKIIDLKKTTKMDIKDIYLALGWLARENKIQFFEMEKELAVCIIS comes from the coding sequence ATGGAAAAAGAAAAAATTGGAACTGATGCCGGAAATATTTGGCAAATCCTTAACGAAAAAGGAAACGTTAAGATAATTGATTTAAAAAAAACTACTAAAATGGATATTAAGGATATATATCTTGCTTTAGGTTGGCTCGCAAGAGAAAACAAAATACAATTCTTCGAAATGGAAAAAGAATTAGCTGTATGTATTATCAGTTGA
- a CDS encoding GreA/GreB family elongation factor: MFKYFEKKYPYSTNLSFLLFKAEIGRAKKIQTCDMPDDIVKMDSVVTFKNMQTDKNLTIQLVFPNGEQLNTLKLSVFSAVGMALFAQKSGRTVSCFEAKRKIHLKILSIV; the protein is encoded by the coding sequence ATGTTTAAATATTTCGAAAAAAAATACCCTTATAGTACGAATCTTTCTTTTTTACTCTTCAAAGCTGAGATAGGAAGGGCTAAGAAAATACAGACTTGTGATATGCCGGATGATATTGTAAAAATGGATTCTGTTGTAACTTTTAAAAATATGCAAACAGACAAGAACTTAACTATCCAGTTAGTTTTTCCCAACGGTGAGCAGTTAAATACCTTAAAGTTATCGGTGTTTTCAGCCGTTGGTATGGCCTTATTCGCACAAAAATCAGGAAGAACGGTGTCCTGTTTTGAAGCTAAAAGAAAGATTCATTTAAAAATACTAAGTATTGTTTAA
- a CDS encoding GreA/GreB family elongation factor, with amino-acid sequence MAKKGNITESVTTITVTQLDFLRLTKLIQTLRDNKSVDPEYLKFLGIELQKALKIDSKLITPDFVTMNSVMNVVFLDTGKTMELRLVYPQSANFSKGLISVLSPLGCALLGYKAGDEVTFKAPKGEQKVMIEKVIYQPEANGEDLL; translated from the coding sequence ATGGCAAAAAAAGGAAATATTACTGAAAGTGTTACTACAATTACAGTAACACAGTTGGATTTTTTAAGGTTAACTAAACTTATTCAAACTTTACGTGATAATAAAAGTGTTGACCCTGAATATTTAAAATTTCTTGGTATTGAATTGCAAAAAGCCTTAAAAATAGATTCAAAGCTTATAACTCCTGATTTTGTGACGATGAATTCAGTAATGAATGTAGTTTTTTTAGATACTGGTAAAACTATGGAATTGCGTTTAGTATATCCTCAAAGTGCCAATTTCTCAAAAGGTCTAATTTCTGTTCTTTCGCCTTTGGGCTGTGCTTTATTGGGCTATAAGGCCGGAGACGAGGTTACATTTAAAGCTCCTAAAGGCGAGCAAAAAGTAATGATTGAAAAAGTGATTTATCAACCGGAGGCTAATGGAGAGGATTTGTTATAG
- a CDS encoding MarR family transcriptional regulator, translating to MGNKYNSIKRLIELWEAYEEETDQQELLEFAEWLTLRLKEKPELNLKLTKRRVKNEEPEKEMLFKKLDEPIRFLEYTSRISRLHDFYIKKFFSDLPINNRLEYLFLYTVSKRREAKKTELINTHLVDYTTGMDTIKRLVNNGLLEEMPDEADKRAKLLVITNEGKKVLELSGRKISDEIQMFLACISTNKWKKTLSVFEEINEFHSGIYQTHNDKTPAELMNLMDSLKHLYR from the coding sequence ATGGGGAACAAGTACAATTCAATTAAGAGGTTGATAGAGCTTTGGGAAGCTTATGAAGAAGAAACAGACCAACAAGAATTACTTGAGTTTGCTGAATGGCTGACATTAAGGTTAAAAGAAAAACCTGAATTAAACTTAAAACTGACCAAAAGGAGAGTTAAAAATGAAGAACCTGAGAAAGAGATGTTATTTAAAAAATTGGATGAGCCCATCAGGTTTTTAGAATATACTTCAAGAATATCAAGACTTCATGATTTTTACATCAAAAAATTTTTTAGTGACCTACCTATAAATAACCGATTGGAATATCTTTTTTTATATACGGTAAGTAAAAGGAGAGAGGCAAAGAAAACGGAATTAATTAACACCCATCTGGTTGATTACACTACGGGAATGGATACCATAAAACGATTAGTTAATAATGGGTTACTTGAAGAAATGCCTGATGAAGCAGACAAAAGAGCAAAATTATTAGTAATTACAAATGAAGGGAAAAAAGTCCTTGAATTATCTGGAAGAAAGATTTCGGACGAAATTCAAATGTTTTTAGCTTGTATCAGCACGAATAAATGGAAAAAAACTTTATCTGTTTTTGAAGAAATAAACGAATTTCATTCCGGTATTTATCAAACACACAATGATAAAACACCTGCTGAATTAATGAATTTAATGGATTCTTTAAAACATTTATACAGATAG
- a CDS encoding carboxypeptidase regulatory-like domain-containing protein, with amino-acid sequence MNNYQESKLSMYLVVRDYMTTNATILTPLPNFAANQTAFQNAITQIQASGEQQNFDKTGIAGSKSQLKQTLVTLVADASRKLTAYAKFTNNQTLLSEVNYSESDLKRRADTNLRDAAQGIYDRAQPIVASLATYGITAATQTTLLNAINAFNTAIPKPRLGITEKKQSTSQLAALFKTADTALENIDTAVEIIRLTQVNFYNGYKAARKLVLTGGGSVSVKGIVTDASTGEPLKSATLKFATNGTTAKLKATNGNGEITKKTADKGGFMIKTLAEGSYQVVISKPGYKEQTVTVNVSDGEMSVLDIKLDKA; translated from the coding sequence ATGAACAATTATCAAGAAAGCAAACTCAGTATGTATTTAGTGGTTCGTGATTATATGACCACCAATGCAACTATCTTAACCCCGCTCCCTAACTTTGCTGCGAACCAAACTGCTTTTCAGAATGCGATTACCCAAATTCAGGCAAGCGGTGAACAACAGAACTTTGACAAAACAGGTATTGCAGGAAGTAAAAGTCAATTGAAACAAACACTTGTAACCCTTGTTGCCGATGCTTCCCGTAAACTTACGGCTTACGCTAAGTTTACTAACAATCAAACACTTTTGAGTGAAGTAAATTATAGCGAAAGCGACCTGAAACGGCGTGCAGACACAAATTTGCGTGATGCTGCACAGGGCATTTATGACCGTGCTCAACCAATCGTTGCTTCGTTGGCAACTTACGGGATTACTGCTGCAACCCAAACGACTTTATTAAACGCTATAAATGCGTTTAATACTGCCATACCTAAACCAAGATTAGGGATTACAGAGAAAAAACAATCAACCAGCCAGCTTGCTGCGCTCTTTAAAACTGCTGATACAGCTTTGGAAAACATTGATACTGCGGTTGAAATTATTAGACTTACACAAGTTAATTTTTATAATGGCTACAAAGCAGCCAGAAAACTTGTATTGACTGGCGGCGGTAGTGTTTCGGTAAAAGGTATTGTTACCGATGCTTCAACTGGTGAACCTTTGAAATCTGCAACTTTAAAGTTTGCAACAAATGGAACAACTGCAAAACTTAAAGCGACAAACGGTAATGGCGAAATAACCAAAAAAACTGCCGACAAAGGTGGTTTTATGATTAAAACGCTTGCCGAAGGCTCCTATCAGGTTGTTATCAGTAAACCGGGATATAAGGAACAAACAGTTACGGTGAATGTGAGTGATGGGGAAATGAGTGTATTAGATATTAAACTTGATAAAGCATAA
- a CDS encoding IS3 family transposase (programmed frameshift), with translation MLNLTDMRQRRRFDREFKQMVIELSYNREDISALASELDISADLIYRWRREAELHRGASFPGQGNKILTDEQKEIARLKKELRDAQLERDILKKAGKHFLQERWQIFQFIRLNDSIFPIEKMCKVLKVSRSSYYSWLIRKPGKRDIENEDLSNRIKRIYEFSKKTYGSPRVTIALLEEGIPVSRQRVARLMKKQHLQSIIRKKWVVTTDSRHHYPVVENKLNRDFTVTRRAQVWVSDITYIKTWQGWLYLTVIIDLYDRKVIGWAFSRSLKAIHTTIPAWMMAVRNRPITQVLIFHSDRGVQYACNEFKELLASYKLVERSMSRKGDCWDNAVAESFFKTLKVELVYQNSFKTFEEAQLSVFEYIEAWYNVNRIHTTIKTSIRNKKEILINQLVA, from the exons ATGCTTAATTTAACGGATATGAGACAAAGAAGAAGATTTGATCGTGAGTTTAAACAGATGGTTATTGAACTCAGTTATAATCGGGAAGACATATCTGCACTGGCATCCGAACTGGATATAAGTGCCGATCTGATCTACCGATGGCGAAGAGAGGCAGAGCTTCATAGAGGTGCGAGCTTTCCTGGTCAGGGCAATAAGATTCTGACCGATGAGCAAAAAGAAATCGCAAGATTAAAGAAAGAGCTTCGTGATGCACAGCTAGAGCGCGACATCTTAAAAAAAGCTG GTAAGCATTTTCTCCAAGAACGATGGCAAATATTCCAGTTTATAAGGTTAAATGACTCCATATTTCCCATTGAGAAGATGTGTAAAGTATTAAAAGTAAGCAGGAGTTCATATTACAGTTGGCTGATTCGTAAGCCCGGGAAGCGGGATATCGAGAACGAAGATTTATCAAATCGCATAAAAAGGATTTACGAGTTCAGCAAAAAGACCTATGGCAGCCCCAGGGTTACAATAGCACTTTTGGAAGAAGGGATCCCTGTGTCAAGACAAAGAGTAGCCCGGTTAATGAAAAAACAACATTTGCAGAGCATTATTCGTAAGAAGTGGGTTGTTACAACTGACTCCAGACATCATTACCCTGTGGTGGAAAATAAGCTCAATAGAGACTTTACGGTGACCAGAAGAGCGCAGGTGTGGGTGTCGGATATCACTTATATTAAAACCTGGCAAGGGTGGCTCTATTTGACGGTTATAATAGATCTTTATGATAGAAAAGTAATTGGTTGGGCATTTAGCAGATCTTTAAAGGCAATTCATACAACCATTCCGGCCTGGATGATGGCGGTCAGGAACCGCCCTATAACCCAGGTGCTTATTTTTCATTCTGACCGTGGTGTTCAATATGCCTGCAATGAGTTTAAAGAATTACTCGCATCCTACAAACTTGTCGAAAGAAGCATGAGCCGTAAAGGGGATTGTTGGGATAACGCTGTTGCTGAAAGTTTCTTTAAGACACTGAAAGTTGAGCTTGTTTATCAAAACAGTTTTAAAACTTTCGAAGAAGCTCAATTGTCTGTATTCGAATACATTGAGGCATGGTATAATGTAAACAGGATTCATACGACAATAAAAACATCAATAAGAAACAAAAAAGAGATTTTAATAAATCAATTAGTGGCTTAA
- a CDS encoding type II toxin-antitoxin system RelE/ParE family toxin, whose product MESKRKYRIAIFYKDYFERFFIEQTDKVKAKIIWTIELIEELERVPEVYLKHLESTNGLYEIRIKHGSDIFRIFCFFDQGKLIILANGFHKKTQKTPKKEIERALKIKEEYENESK is encoded by the coding sequence ATGGAATCAAAACGGAAATATAGGATTGCAATATTTTATAAAGATTATTTTGAAAGATTCTTTATTGAGCAAACGGATAAAGTAAAAGCGAAAATAATCTGGACGATTGAACTAATTGAGGAATTGGAAAGAGTTCCAGAGGTCTATCTAAAACATCTTGAATCAACTAATGGATTGTACGAGATTAGAATTAAACACGGAAGTGATATTTTTAGAATATTCTGCTTTTTTGACCAAGGAAAACTCATAATTCTGGCAAATGGTTTTCATAAAAAAACACAGAAAACACCTAAGAAAGAGATTGAGCGTGCACTAAAAATTAAGGAGGAATACGAAAATGAAAGCAAATAA
- a CDS encoding DUF559 domain-containing protein, with product MAEKAGIDKDTGLHRTGLEDYLKVIFPNISDWIHDKTLGKINGVSYRSRPDYRSEDLKLIIEFDGLPHYTNPDIIEKDLKNTDLYRDFGYKVIRIPYFIQLTNKAVETLFDVKVSEDLFYGAVPSLGIKGRNTPAYLCPAGIKRMAKDFKKFPEQYQTNIDALKRQNDIFKSGIDFLEKEYNKLD from the coding sequence ATGGCTGAAAAGGCAGGCATTGATAAGGATACAGGACTTCATAGAACTGGACTTGAAGATTATCTAAAAGTAATTTTCCCAAACATAAGTGACTGGATACATGATAAAACATTAGGGAAAATTAATGGAGTATCATATAGGAGCCGTCCAGACTACAGAAGTGAAGACTTAAAACTAATTATCGAATTTGATGGACTTCCACATTATACAAATCCTGATATAATAGAAAAGGACTTAAAAAATACGGACTTATATAGGGATTTCGGATATAAGGTCATTAGGATTCCTTATTTTATACAATTGACTAATAAAGCAGTCGAAACTTTATTCGACGTTAAAGTTTCAGAGGATTTGTTTTATGGAGCTGTGCCATCTCTTGGGATTAAAGGACGAAATACACCTGCGTATTTATGTCCAGCAGGTATTAAACGAATGGCTAAGGATTTTAAGAAATTCCCAGAACAATATCAAACAAACATTGATGCCTTAAAAAGACAAAATGATATTTTTAAAAGTGGAATTGATTTTTTAGAAAAAGAATACAATAAATTAGATTAA
- a CDS encoding IS701 family transposase produces the protein MRNIERISEDLGANYHQMQHFITESNWDHRVLINQVAQEVSQVLPKRKLTGLIIDESGWVKKGDHSVGVGHQYCGNVGKLSNSQVAVFACLSNGDFASMVDARLYLPKAWCDDKTRCEKAGVPVKHRTFKTKLELALEIIRQQVTNGIIFDFIGGDGYYGNDVDFASSIDLLGYLYMLDIHKDQKIYLERPDLAIPERKSNKGREPKKLKATTDELSVSKYLQTLNDENWQRISVRNTAKGVLVADYHFIKLWIINNSKMQVEQRLLVIRKTKTKEGKDEIKYSFTNANLEQYTKKAIAYMQAQRYFVEHCIKESKQILGLDQFQTRKWLAWQHQVALNFLVSSFILKEKLHCFDDLPLLSARDIKEFITFKLYKQMTEEQMIDRIYDRHLKRQRDINYSYSKL, from the coding sequence ATGCGCAATATTGAAAGAATAAGCGAAGATTTGGGAGCTAACTACCATCAAATGCAGCACTTTATAACTGAGTCTAACTGGGATCATCGAGTTTTGATAAATCAAGTAGCCCAGGAAGTAAGCCAGGTTTTACCCAAAAGAAAACTTACAGGATTGATTATTGATGAAAGTGGTTGGGTAAAAAAAGGCGACCATAGCGTAGGCGTTGGACATCAATATTGTGGGAATGTAGGGAAACTATCAAATAGTCAGGTTGCGGTATTTGCTTGTTTAAGTAATGGGGATTTTGCATCAATGGTTGATGCCCGACTATACCTTCCCAAGGCTTGGTGTGACGACAAGACAAGATGCGAAAAAGCAGGCGTTCCTGTAAAGCACCGAACATTTAAAACTAAGCTCGAACTGGCATTAGAAATTATTCGCCAGCAAGTAACCAATGGCATCATCTTCGATTTTATTGGAGGCGATGGTTATTATGGTAACGATGTGGATTTTGCCAGCAGCATAGATTTGCTTGGTTATCTGTACATGCTGGATATCCATAAAGACCAAAAAATATATTTGGAACGTCCTGACTTGGCTATTCCCGAGCGAAAAAGCAATAAGGGTCGTGAACCCAAGAAATTAAAAGCAACTACAGACGAATTAAGTGTATCAAAATATTTACAGACTTTAAATGACGAAAATTGGCAGCGTATTAGTGTTCGTAATACAGCCAAAGGAGTTCTTGTAGCTGACTATCATTTTATAAAGCTTTGGATAATCAATAACAGTAAAATGCAAGTAGAGCAAAGGTTACTGGTTATCCGTAAAACGAAAACCAAAGAAGGCAAGGACGAAATAAAATATTCTTTTACCAATGCTAATCTTGAACAATACACTAAGAAAGCTATAGCCTATATGCAAGCACAACGGTACTTTGTAGAACATTGCATAAAAGAATCAAAACAGATACTCGGGCTAGACCAGTTTCAGACACGAAAATGGCTTGCATGGCAACACCAGGTTGCATTAAACTTTTTGGTCTCGTCATTTATTTTAAAAGAAAAATTGCATTGCTTTGATGATTTACCTTTACTATCGGCTCGTGATATTAAAGAATTTATCACTTTTAAACTTTATAAACAGATGACCGAAGAACAAATGATTGATAGAATTTATGACCGGCATTTAAAACGACAGCGTGATATAAATTACTCATATTCAAAATTGTAA